CCAAGGAGCTCATGCTCACCGGCAAGCTGCTGTCGGGCCAGGAGGCCAAGGACTTCGACCTGATCAACGACTCGGCGCCGGCCGAGGAGCTCGACCAGCGCGTCGAGGAGTTCATCGGCACCCTGACCGACAAGTCCCCCTTCATGATGAAGCTGACGAAGATGGCCATCAACCAGGGCCTCGACGCCGACGTGAAGTCGCTCATGATCATGGAGCACCTGGCCGTCGGCAACGCGCTGCAGTCCGAGGACGGCAAGGAGGGCGTCCAGGCCTTCCTGCAGAAGCGCGAGCCCAAGTGGGTCGGTCGCTGACCCGTCCGACCCTGTCCGCGCTGGAACCACCCGAGGAGATGACCGCCGTGCCGGCGACGTCCGAAGCACCCCACCTGAGGGGCAGCCGCTGCCGCGCCTGCGCCAACGTCGCCTTCCCGGAGGCGACCGGCTGCCAGCGGTGCGGGAGCACCGACCTGGATGCCGTGGCGCTGGCGCGCACCGGCACCGTGTGGGCCCACACGGTGCAGCGGTTCGCGCCCAAGTCTCCTCCGTACGTGCTCCCGGCGGAGGGCTTCACGCCCTTCGCCGTGGGGTACGTCGAGCTCGCCGACGGCGTCCGGGTGGAGGCCGTGCTCGATGCGACCACGGTGGACGACCCGGCCGAGCTGACCGCCGCGACGGTCACCCTGGTGGCCACCGACCCGGTCCCGCGGTTCGCGACCCGGGAGTGGCTCGCCGGTCGTGACCTCGAGGAGGCCCGGCGATGAGCGACGAGGTCGCGATCATCGGTGCCGGACTGTCGCGGTTCGGCCGTCAGCCCGGCGTCACCGGGCGGACGATGGCGGTCCAGGCGATCCATGCCGCCCTCGCCGACGCCGGCATCACCTGGCCCGACGTCCAGGTCGCCTTCGGCGGCAGCGACGGGGCCGGCCTCGCCGACACCCTGGTCGCCGAGCTCGGCCTGACCGGCATCCCGTTCACGAACGTCAAGAACGGCTGCGCGACCGGCGGCAGCGCCCTGGTCGCCGCGGTCAACGCGATCCGCTCGGGCGCGGCCGAGGTCGCGCTCGCCGTGGGCTTCGACAAGCACCCTCGCGGAGCGTTCGACCCCCGTCCCGAGGACTGGGGGCTGCCCGCCGGCTACGGCGACGCGGGCCTGATGGTGACCACCCAGTTCTTCGCGATCAAGATCGCGCGCTACCTGCGCGAGCACGACCTGCCCGAGAGCCTGCTGGCGCGGGTCGCCGCCAAGGCCTACCGCAACGGAGCGCTCAAC
This genomic interval from Nocardioides kongjuensis contains the following:
- a CDS encoding Zn-ribbon domain-containing OB-fold protein; the encoded protein is MGRSLTRPTLSALEPPEEMTAVPATSEAPHLRGSRCRACANVAFPEATGCQRCGSTDLDAVALARTGTVWAHTVQRFAPKSPPYVLPAEGFTPFAVGYVELADGVRVEAVLDATTVDDPAELTAATVTLVATDPVPRFATREWLAGRDLEEARR